The Gillisia sp. Hel_I_86 genome has a segment encoding these proteins:
- a CDS encoding bifunctional metallophosphatase/5'-nucleotidase, translating to MRYTKFFIPVLGIASVLSLSCNSTKKSATLDKLNPQKVASISILHTNDMHGSYMPFETNLGNATAQTGDSIDNYMKFERKAKIGGFEYLASAIKSIRKNKGDDSVILLDGGDTFSDDQLGNLTKGEAMIKMMNEVNYDLMVLGNHDFDYGLERTNELQQLANFPMRAANIIVKETGKPIFGEPYVVINKQGVNIAILALSYRNTPLTGNSKNIEGLEFGIGAEAVKEYLPMLTEKADIIVLLSHEGMAVDKIIAEEIEGVDLIVGAHSHDVISPPLKINNTYIVQALSDVAILGETEIQISNNKIIDINANYHYLWHDEMSPDVQMQEMINQLRKPYLSKLEEKITKTNSIIGRQYKSESPFDKVVTSMMMDKLNVDAAFLPGVGYGISLEGDITSEDVFKLLPHPAKIVTLEMTGDQIRRTLEQTAINIKPTDKMNTVGGLIQSSGIQYNLNFNNPVGQRISDIKIKGENLDLAKTYKIATHTGMLGGIHNYEEFGKGLNINKTNIVLTEFVLENLRELKELSFPERMGEVILNK from the coding sequence ATGAGATATACCAAATTCTTTATTCCAGTTCTAGGAATAGCTTCAGTTTTAAGTTTAAGCTGTAATTCAACCAAAAAGTCAGCTACTTTGGATAAACTAAATCCCCAAAAAGTTGCTTCAATATCTATACTTCATACTAATGATATGCATGGTTCTTATATGCCTTTTGAAACCAATTTAGGCAACGCTACAGCGCAAACTGGAGATTCCATAGACAATTACATGAAATTTGAGCGTAAAGCAAAAATTGGTGGATTCGAATATCTTGCAAGTGCTATAAAGTCTATAAGAAAAAACAAAGGTGATGACAGCGTAATATTATTGGATGGTGGAGATACTTTTAGTGACGACCAATTAGGCAACCTTACAAAAGGGGAGGCGATGATTAAAATGATGAATGAAGTGAATTATGATCTCATGGTTTTGGGAAATCACGATTTTGACTACGGTCTTGAAAGAACAAATGAACTGCAGCAACTTGCTAACTTCCCTATGCGAGCAGCAAATATAATCGTTAAAGAAACAGGGAAACCAATTTTTGGAGAGCCTTATGTGGTTATAAATAAGCAAGGTGTCAATATAGCTATTCTTGCCTTAAGCTATAGAAATACACCTTTAACTGGAAATTCTAAAAACATTGAAGGTCTGGAATTTGGAATTGGTGCTGAAGCTGTCAAAGAATACCTTCCTATGCTCACTGAAAAAGCTGATATCATTGTGTTACTGTCCCATGAAGGAATGGCGGTAGATAAAATAATTGCTGAAGAAATAGAAGGCGTAGATCTTATTGTAGGTGCGCATAGTCATGATGTTATTTCCCCACCCTTAAAAATAAACAACACTTATATAGTGCAAGCGTTATCGGATGTAGCAATACTAGGAGAAACAGAAATACAAATAAGTAATAATAAAATTATAGATATTAATGCAAATTATCATTACTTATGGCACGATGAAATGTCTCCCGATGTGCAAATGCAGGAAATGATAAATCAACTAAGAAAACCATATTTATCTAAATTAGAGGAAAAAATCACAAAAACAAATTCCATAATTGGAAGGCAATATAAATCTGAAAGTCCTTTTGATAAAGTGGTAACCAGCATGATGATGGACAAACTTAACGTAGATGCTGCATTTTTACCGGGAGTTGGATATGGGATTTCATTAGAAGGAGATATCACTTCTGAAGATGTATTCAAATTACTGCCACATCCAGCAAAAATTGTAACCTTAGAAATGACAGGAGATCAAATTAGAAGAACCCTGGAACAAACTGCGATTAATATTAAACCTACAGATAAAATGAATACCGTAGGTGGGCTAATCCAATCTTCTGGCATCCAGTATAACTTAAACTTTAATAATCCAGTAGGGCAAAGAATATCTGACATTAAAATAAAAGGTGAAAATTTAGATCTTGCAAAAACCTATAAAATTGCTACTCATACCGGGATGCTTGGTGGGA